TTGCCATGGATACAGAAAAAGAAGTACGTGAACTTGCTGAAAAAAGAGCTGAATATGACAGAGCAAAACAACTTTCGAAAACTACAAAAGCATCTCTGGATGATCTTTCTGCTCTGATCGCAGAAGGACAGCTCAAGTCACTTCCTGTGATCATCAAAGCAGATGTACAAGGTTCTCTTGAAGCGATTAAGGGCAGTCTGGAGAAACTTAGAAATGAAGAAGTGAAAGTAAACATTATTCATGAAGGTGTAGGTGGAGTCACAGAGAGTGATCTTACACTTGCGGATGCAAGTGAGCATGCTGTGGTTCTCGGATTTAATGTACGCCCTACCGGTGCAGTGAGGAAGAAAGCAAAAGAGCTTGGCATTGAGATCAGATCATACAATATTATCTATGATCTTCTTGATGACGTCAAGGCACTGCTTGGCGGTATGATGAGTCCGGTGATCAAAGAAGAGGTGACAGGACAGGCAGAGGTCAGAGAGACATTCGTAGTCGGGAAAGTCGGTACCATTGCAGGAGCCAAGGTCATTGACGGTGTCATCACCAGAAATGCCAAAGCAAGACTGATCCGTGACGGTGTCGTTGTGTATGAAAGTACTATCTCTTCTCTCAAGCGTTTCAATGAAGATGCAAGAGAGGTTAAGAACGGATATGAATGTGGTATCATGCTTGAGAACTTCAACGATATCAAAGAGGGTGATGTGATCGAAACCTTCAAAGATGTTGAAGAGCAGGTCTCATTGTAAAATGACACAAGAAGAGATTAAACGGCACAGGGTCGAGTCCGTTCTCAAAGAGATCATTCCGGAAGCATTGAGTACCCTGGATGATGAGCGTATCAATGCGCTGGTAGTCACCGATGTCGTCTGTTCAAAAGGACGTTCAGATGCCAAGGTCTATCTGGATAAATCCTTTCTCTCTCCCAAAGAACAGGGCGAAGCACTTAGACAGCTCAGAACAGTGGCGGGCTATATCCAGAACCACTGTAAACAGAGTGAAGGGTGGTTCAAGGCACCACGATTCACTTTTGAATTCGATGAGCAGTTGGAAAAAGTAAGCCGTATGGAAGAGCTGTTCAAACAGATCAGCAGAAAAAACGAGAACAGTGAAGAAAAGGATGATTCGGATGAATCTTGAAACACAAATTGCAAAGATCGTAGAAGCCAACGGTGCAGCGCTTTACGATATTGAGACAGCAAATGAATTCGATGAAACCATCTACCGTGTACTGATCACAAAAACAGGTGGTGTGAACCTTGATCTGTGTGCAACGATTTCCAATGAGCTTTCTCCTTTTCTGGATGTGCATCCACCTATGAGCGGGCACTATCGCCTGGAGGTCAGCTCTCCCGGCATCGAGAGAAAACTCTCCAAGCCGGTACATTTTCAGAATGCCATCGGTGAAAAGGTCAAGGTGAAACTTCTGGGGGGAGACAAACTCAAAGGTGTCTTGAAAGCTGCCGATGATAAGGGTATTACTCTTGAAACAAAACAGGGTGAAGAGAGCTACTCATACAGTGATCTTGGTACAGTAAAAACCTATTATGAGTGGTGAGAACCGTTAAACAAAGGACAACTGCTTGTCCTTTGTAGGTTTGAAACCGAAGTGGTGGAGCAAAGAGACCCACGAAGGCAAAGCATAAAAAGGAGTGGCAATGAACGATGAATTTTATATGCAACTCGCACTCGATAAAGCCTGGGAGTATCAGCTTCTTACCTATCCGAACCCCGCCGTTGGTGCCGTAGTAACACTTAATGGTACTATTCTTGCTGTTGAAGCCCACAAAAAGGCAGGAACTTCACATGCAGAAGTACTTGCCCTGCTTAAAGCCTATGAAACACTTTCCAAAAGTACTGTCGATTTCGACCGGATGGATGCCCAAAAGGCACATAATTTTCTTCATACCATACCTAAAGATTTCTTTTCGGAATGCAGTATTTACGTGACACTTGAACCCTGTTCCCATGAAGGTAGAACACCGTCCTGTGCAACACTTCTTGAAACACTGGATCTCAAAAAAGTCATCATCGGGACAAAAGACCCTATTGAAGGGCATGGCGGAGGAATGGAATACCTGAAACATTGTACTTCTGGTATACTTGAAGAGGCCTGCCAGGCACTCATAGAACCTTTTATGATATGGCAAAAGAGAGCTTTTGTACTTTTCAAGCTGGCACAGACGACCAATGGACGTATCGGCGGCGGGTATCTCAGTTCAAAAAGTTCACTCAGGCATGTGCATCAATTCAGAGAAAAATGTGATACGCTGCTCATTGGAGGCAATACGGTACGAACAGACAGGCCGACATTGGATTGCCGATTTACAGGTGGTGCGGCACCGGATGTCATGATCTATTCAAAAAAAGATGATATAGACAGACAAATGCCACTTTTTACTATCAAGAATAGAACGGTCACTGTTACAGATAATTTAAACTTTTTGGAAAAACCTTCTTTTGTTCTTGTGGAAGGGGGTGAGGGTATGCTTAATGCACTTAAAGAGAAAATAGATTGGATGCTGATCTATCAGACACCTAAGCTCTCTACCAACCAATTATCCTATAATATCGACATGAATTTGGCATTTTTGCATCAGGATAAAAAAGATGTGGATCTGTTACTATGGAGTAGAAGAATTGGGCATTGAAAAACTGACGGACAAAGAGGAAAAACAGGAAAAGATCGTACATATGTTCGATGATATCGCATCGACCTACGATAAAGCCAACAGGGTACTCAGTATGGGTATCGATATACAGTGGCGTAAAAAAGGTTGTGACAAAGCCTTTGAAATTCTGGGAAAAGAGAATCTGGGGCAGATCACAGATGTGGCGACAGGTACAGGTGACCTGCTGATCTATTGGAAAGAACAGGCGGCAAAGCAGGGTGTCAACATAGAGAAGTTCGTAGGGATCGATCCCTCTGTAGGTATGCTTGATGTGGCCCGCCAAAAAGTGGATTTTGCCGAGTTCATAGAAGGCAAAGCACAGGAACTGCCTATAGGCGACGGGAGTACAGATGTGATCTCCATCTCTTACGGTATACGGAATGTCGTTGACAGAGTTGAGGCACTGGAGGAGTTTCACCGGGCATTGAGGCCGGAGGGTATTGTGATGATACTCGAGTTCACAAAACAGGAACGCAGCGGACTGGTAGACAAAGTGGTGGATTTCGGAATGAAAAACATACTTCCAAGAGTAGGCGGTTTTATCTCCAAAAACTATGAAGCATACAAATATCTGCCCGATTCCATAGAAGAGTTTCTGACTACGGAGATGTTGGCCAAAGAGTTGGAAGAGGCAGGTTTTGAAATGAAATATACCAAGTCTTTTTCAATGGGTATTTCAACATTGCTGGTTGCACAAAAGAAATAACGTAGGGTGTGCAACTGCACACCAGATAAAAATGAATACACAGAGGTGTGCTATTGCACACCCTACAAGGTAAATAATGTCAAATATGATGACAGTATCTTCCCTAAATACCAAGATAAAATCCCTGCTTGAAGCTACCTTTATGCATATTCTTGTCGAGGGGGAAGTGGCTTCTGTGACCTATCACTCCTCAGGACATCTCTATTTTTCCATCAAGGATGACAAAAGTGCTATTAAATGTGTGATGTGGCGATCTTCGGTTGCCAGGATGAAATTCCATATTGAAAAAGGGATGCACATCGTTGTGGAAGGTTCGGTCTCTGTCTATACGCCCAGAGGAGAATACCAGTTTCAGACGGTACGTATCGAACCCTATGGCAAAGGGGCACTGGCACTGGCCTATGAGCAGCTCAAAGAGCGTCTTAAAGCTAAAGGCTATTTCGATGCCCATAGAAAAAAACCTATGCCCAAAAGCATACAGAAGATCGTACTGGTGACAGCCAAAGAGAGTGCTGCTCTTTACGATATGCTCAAAATTATAGAGAAGCGCTGGCCACTGCTGGAAGTTACGATCGTTGATACGCTGGTACAGGGCGAGTCTGCAGCAGACCAGATCGCCAATTCTCTTCGCTATGCCGACACTCTCGGTGCAGATGTCATTGTAGTTGGACGGGGTGGGGGCAGTACGGAAGATCTATGGTGTTTCAATGAAGAGCTTGTGGCTGATGCGATCTTCGCCATGCAGACGCCTGTGGTCTCTGCAGTCGGGCATGAAGTGGATGTACTTATCAGTGATCTTGTAGCGGACCTTCGTGCACCGACACCCAGTGCTGCGATGGAAATGATACTTCCCGATCTTCAGGAAATTCTTTACACTCTTTCGGAGTATGAGGAGCGTTTCAAACAGGTGATCACTTCCAGACTCAATCAATCGATACGTGAACTCAAACATGTGGAGGAAATGCTTTATCGTTCATCACCGCTGCGAAGGCTGGAAGAGTCCAAAATGGAATTCAAACGTATGGAGGAAGAATTCAGACGTATAATCTCCTATAGAATGGAACGTTTCGAATCAGCATTGCCAAGCATGAGAAATACTTACATACAGACAATGCAGTTCATACTACAGCGAAAAGAGCAGCATCTCGACCATTTGATGCAAAAATTCCAGATGAATGACCCGCGCTCACAGTGCCGTCCGGGATGGGCACAGATATCACAGAATGGAAAGCCCGTTGCACTTGCATCGATCGACAAAGATACACGTTTCATTCTTGAAGATGCCTCTATCAGAATCGAAGCGGTATGTGTCAATAAACAAAAATTGTATGAATAGGTATAGGTATGAATAAGACAATGCGACCCTTTTACGTAGGGTATGATATAATGAGCATTCACTCTTCCAAAGGCAGGGTATGGGTACTCAAGAAATAGGCGGAATCATCATGCAGCAATTTATTTCGATACCTTTTACTGTTTTGGCAGTCATACTGATCCTTTTGATATTGCTGTATATCTTTTTCATCAAGCATGCAAAAAATAAGCTTCAGGCATTGGCTTCTGGCGAGGTATCGGTGATGCAAAAGGCACTTGAAACCTGTACGGATGCCGTTCTGATCCTTTCAATGGATCAGAAAGTACTCTATGCCAATAAATCAATGAGAACATTACTCCATTTACATGAAAAGTATGAAAATAGTATTTTGAACAATACACTCAAGGTCAAGGTAGGAAAAGAGTGGCGTACATTGGGACGAGTGATCAAAGAGAAACTTTCAGAAAGTGAAGCTTCACATTTTACACTGCTTCGAACAGAACTGTTGACACAAGACAAGCATGAATTGCCTGTCGATATTTGTATTGACAGGATAGAGGAAGAAGGTGTTTCAAGTCTGGTATGGAGTATTGTATCGATACATGATCTTAGTCAGAAAAAGGCAAAGGAGGATGCAGAATACTACCACCGGCTTACACACTTGCCAAACCAGATAAAAGCGCAGTATGACCTTAATGCGCTCAATGCCAGGCTGCATCTTTCAGATGACAAACTGGCTGTAATGGTGATCGATATTGACAACTTGTCTGTGTTGCGCTCTATCATAGGCGTTAGTCAGAGCAATTTGATACTCAAAAAGTTTGCCAGTTACCTTACCGAATTGTCAGTCAAGACAGGCTTTAAGACATACCATACCTTTTACAATAATTTTTTGCTGATCATTCCTGATGTGAAAGACATTAAAGAGTTGAATGATCTGGCACAGAGGATCCAAAAAGAGTTAAGCAGGTTCTATAAACTGGGTGAGAGCAGGCTACATCTTTCCGCATCCATAGGTATTGGTGTGTATCCGGATAGTGGTCCGGTTGCAAAACTCTTTGATCTTGCCTATAGGGCTTTGACCCAGGCAGAGAAGAGCGGCTATGGGAGAGTAGAGTTTTTCCTGAAGGAGACTGAAAAGAATAACTATGACGAACTGATACTCTACAATGATATGCATGCAGCCATAGAACGAAAACAATTTGAAGTGTACTATCAGCCCATTGTCGACACCCGGAATAAAGAGGCAGTCAAGGCAGAAGCCCTGATCAGATGGCATCATCCTGAGTATGGACTGGTTCCTCCAGATCTTTTTGTTTCAATTGCAGAAAAGACCGGTTTTATTGTAGAGTTGGGTAAATTTGTACTGGATGAGGTGCTTAAACAGCAAAAAAGATGGGAACTGTTCAAGTTCAGACAGATAGTCGTTTCGATCAACCTTTCTTTACTTGAGATAGAGACGGGCCATTTTGTTAAAGAGGTAGTCCAGCGTCTTGAGCACCATCAGGTCAACCCGGAGTTGATCCAGTATGAGATAACCGAGGGTTTGGCAATGCAGAATGAGAAACATTCAGCCAAAATATTTTATGAACTTAGAAAACTGGGTATAGGTGTTGTACTGGATGATTTTGGGACAGGCTATACCTCTTTTTCCTATCTGAAAAGGTTTCCGGCCAGTATTTTGAAAATTGACAAGATACTCATTGACAATATAGTGATGAATGAGGAGGATCAGCGTATTGTAAAAGCGATTATCGATCTTGGACACAGTCTGGGAATGAAGGTGGTTGTCGAAGGGGTGGAAACCAGCCTAATGGTAGAGCTTCTTGAGGGGTATGGCTGTGATTACATGCAGGGATATTATTTCTCGAAACCCTTACCGGTCGTT
This DNA window, taken from Sulfurovum lithotrophicum, encodes the following:
- the ubiE gene encoding bifunctional demethylmenaquinone methyltransferase/2-methoxy-6-polyprenyl-1,4-benzoquinol methylase UbiE codes for the protein MWICYYGVEELGIEKLTDKEEKQEKIVHMFDDIASTYDKANRVLSMGIDIQWRKKGCDKAFEILGKENLGQITDVATGTGDLLIYWKEQAAKQGVNIEKFVGIDPSVGMLDVARQKVDFAEFIEGKAQELPIGDGSTDVISISYGIRNVVDRVEALEEFHRALRPEGIVMILEFTKQERSGLVDKVVDFGMKNILPRVGGFISKNYEAYKYLPDSIEEFLTTEMLAKELEEAGFEMKYTKSFSMGISTLLVAQKK
- the rimP gene encoding ribosome maturation factor RimP encodes the protein MNLETQIAKIVEANGAALYDIETANEFDETIYRVLITKTGGVNLDLCATISNELSPFLDVHPPMSGHYRLEVSSPGIERKLSKPVHFQNAIGEKVKVKLLGGDKLKGVLKAADDKGITLETKQGEESYSYSDLGTVKTYYEW
- the ribD gene encoding bifunctional diaminohydroxyphosphoribosylaminopyrimidine deaminase/5-amino-6-(5-phosphoribosylamino)uracil reductase RibD, which gives rise to MNDEFYMQLALDKAWEYQLLTYPNPAVGAVVTLNGTILAVEAHKKAGTSHAEVLALLKAYETLSKSTVDFDRMDAQKAHNFLHTIPKDFFSECSIYVTLEPCSHEGRTPSCATLLETLDLKKVIIGTKDPIEGHGGGMEYLKHCTSGILEEACQALIEPFMIWQKRAFVLFKLAQTTNGRIGGGYLSSKSSLRHVHQFREKCDTLLIGGNTVRTDRPTLDCRFTGGAAPDVMIYSKKDDIDRQMPLFTIKNRTVTVTDNLNFLEKPSFVLVEGGEGMLNALKEKIDWMLIYQTPKLSTNQLSYNIDMNLAFLHQDKKDVDLLLWSRRIGH
- the xseA gene encoding exodeoxyribonuclease VII large subunit; the encoded protein is MSNMMTVSSLNTKIKSLLEATFMHILVEGEVASVTYHSSGHLYFSIKDDKSAIKCVMWRSSVARMKFHIEKGMHIVVEGSVSVYTPRGEYQFQTVRIEPYGKGALALAYEQLKERLKAKGYFDAHRKKPMPKSIQKIVLVTAKESAALYDMLKIIEKRWPLLEVTIVDTLVQGESAADQIANSLRYADTLGADVIVVGRGGGSTEDLWCFNEELVADAIFAMQTPVVSAVGHEVDVLISDLVADLRAPTPSAAMEMILPDLQEILYTLSEYEERFKQVITSRLNQSIRELKHVEEMLYRSSPLRRLEESKMEFKRMEEEFRRIISYRMERFESALPSMRNTYIQTMQFILQRKEQHLDHLMQKFQMNDPRSQCRPGWAQISQNGKPVALASIDKDTRFILEDASIRIEAVCVNKQKLYE
- the rbfA gene encoding 30S ribosome-binding factor RbfA; translation: MTQEEIKRHRVESVLKEIIPEALSTLDDERINALVVTDVVCSKGRSDAKVYLDKSFLSPKEQGEALRQLRTVAGYIQNHCKQSEGWFKAPRFTFEFDEQLEKVSRMEELFKQISRKNENSEEKDDSDES
- a CDS encoding sensor domain-containing protein codes for the protein MGTQEIGGIIMQQFISIPFTVLAVILILLILLYIFFIKHAKNKLQALASGEVSVMQKALETCTDAVLILSMDQKVLYANKSMRTLLHLHEKYENSILNNTLKVKVGKEWRTLGRVIKEKLSESEASHFTLLRTELLTQDKHELPVDICIDRIEEEGVSSLVWSIVSIHDLSQKKAKEDAEYYHRLTHLPNQIKAQYDLNALNARLHLSDDKLAVMVIDIDNLSVLRSIIGVSQSNLILKKFASYLTELSVKTGFKTYHTFYNNFLLIIPDVKDIKELNDLAQRIQKELSRFYKLGESRLHLSASIGIGVYPDSGPVAKLFDLAYRALTQAEKSGYGRVEFFLKETEKNNYDELILYNDMHAAIERKQFEVYYQPIVDTRNKEAVKAEALIRWHHPEYGLVPPDLFVSIAEKTGFIVELGKFVLDEVLKQQKRWELFKFRQIVVSINLSLLEIETGHFVKEVVQRLEHHQVNPELIQYEITEGLAMQNEKHSAKIFYELRKLGIGVVLDDFGTGYTSFSYLKRFPASILKIDKILIDNIVMNEEDQRIVKAIIDLGHSLGMKVVVEGVETSLMVELLEGYGCDYMQGYYFSKPLPVVEFQKMLRQ